In Oceanispirochaeta sp. M1, the DNA window AGACATTTAATCCACAAACTGAAAGTGAAATCAAATACTTAATTAATAAACTTATTGATCAGGATTATAATAATAAGACATTACCATTTATTTTAGCAGTTCGTTTAAAAACGACTAAAGAGTTTATTGGCTTTATTGGTCTAAAAAACGGTGGGTACGATAATAAATTAGAAAATGAATGCCAGGTAGAAGTGTATTTTTCTATCTTCAACGATTATTGGAGTAAAGGCTATGGAACTGAAGCTCTAAGAGCTATCATTGCTTTCGGATTTCAAAACTTAAAGCTTCATAGAATATTTGCTGGTTGTGATATTGAGAACATTGCTTCAAAATCAATAATGGAAAAGGCTGGAATGAGATTTGAAACCTTTTGGAGAAAAGACAGAAAAAGAAACGGTAAGTGGACTGATGGTTTTGGATTTTCAATTTTAGATGAAGATTTTATTTAGTATCATACCGGTCTCTTCATGAAGAATAGAACCTTTTGACAGACAGTCTGGAAAAGAATTGATTTTTCTCGATGATAAAATAATGGAGTGCATATGTCTTTCAATAAGATTTTTATTTTTAGTATTTTCTTGATAATACCAATATTCTCTTTTGCAGATAATCGCTGGATTGATTCTTCGGCTGACATCGATCCCCATCTTCAAGATATTGCATTTATTGCCGAAGATGATTCATTTTACTACCGCCTGTTACTTTATAGAGG includes these proteins:
- a CDS encoding GNAT family N-acetyltransferase; translated protein: MKVNQMIPIATERLFLDRFYPDDWVNRYKMELSPEQHRYQSETFNPQTESEIKYLINKLIDQDYNNKTLPFILAVRLKTTKEFIGFIGLKNGGYDNKLENECQVEVYFSIFNDYWSKGYGTEALRAIIAFGFQNLKLHRIFAGCDIENIASKSIMEKAGMRFETFWRKDRKRNGKWTDGFGFSILDEDFI